One Ilumatobacter coccineus YM16-304 genomic window, AGCGCGCAAGATCGTTGCTGTACGGCAGTACCGCCTTGGTGTCGTAGCCGAGCCCGTTCGCCCACCACACGCCGAGCAGCGCCATGAGCACCGGGACGTTCTCGGCGAACGGTGCGGTGCGGAAGTGCTCGTCGATCTGGTGGAAGCCGGCGAGGAAGTCGTGGAATGCGTCGGGTCCGATCGCGATCATCAGCGACAGCCCGATCGCCGAGTCGACCGAGTAGCGGCCGCCGACCCAGTCCCAGAACCCGAACATGTTGGCGGTGTCGATCCCGAAGTCGGCGACCCGTTCGGCGTTGGTCGAGACCGCGACGAAGTGATCGGCGACGGCTGCCTCGCCGAGTGCGTCGACGAGCCACGTTCGAGCGGTCCGCGCGTTGGTGAGCGTCTCGATGGTGCCGAACGTCTTCGACGCGACGATGAACAGCGTCGATGCCGGGTCGGAGTCGGCGAGCACGGCGTCGATGTCGGCACCGTCGACGTTGGACACGAACGAACAGCGAATCCGCTCGTGGCGGAACGGGCGCAACGCCTGATAGGCCATCGCCGGGCCGAGGTCGGATCCGCCGATGCCGATGTTGACGACGTGCGTGATCGTGTCGTCGGCGCGCACCCGGTCGGAGAACGCGGCCATCTTCTCGAGCACCTCGTGGACGTCGGGCACGACGTCGACACCGTCGATCATGAACGTCGAGCCCTTCGGCATGCGCAGCGCGACGTGAGCGGCGGCGCGATCTTCGAAGACGTTGACGTGCTCACCGGCGAACATGGCGTCACGACGAACGGCCACGCCACTCGTCTCGGCGAGCGAGAGCAGCGACGCGATCACGGTGTCGTCGATCGGGTTCTTCGACCAGTCGACACGCAGGTCGGCCGCGGTGGTGGTGTATCGCTCGGCTCGACCGGGGTCGTCGGCGAAGAGCTCTCGGAGATGAGCGGGGCGAGGCAGGTCGGAGAGGTCGTCGAGCGTGGTCATCGTCGCTTGACCGTAGCCATCGAGCAGCGACGCCGCGGCGTGATCGAGGAAGACGATCGTGTCGTCGCCGGCGACCCGCGAGATCGGGAGCGACGAGTCGCCGTCGATCAGCCATCGCCGAACCACGTCGGCCTTCCCGGCCCCGGTCACGAGCACGACGCGCAACCGAGCGCCGTTGACCGCTTCGGGCAGCAACGTCATCCGGCGTCGACCGTTGAACTCGCCGACGCACGCCACGGCTCCATCGTCGTCGACGATGCCGGCATCGGGATGCGGCGCCGGCGGCCACGATGCCGTGTGCCCATCGTCGCCGAGCCCGAGGTGCACCACGTCGAGCCGCTCCGGGAGCCTGGTCGCGTACGCCGCCGCAGCGGCGTCGAGGTCGCCATCGGTCACCGGCATCAACACCGCTGTGAGATCGAGGGCCGCCAACTGCTCCGCGTTGCGGTCGGCATCGCCGTCGGGGGCGACCCGCTCGTCGACCTGGAAGATCGAGACTCGATCGGTGTCGATGGCGTCGACGAGCCCGGCCAGGAGCCCCGGCGCTGTCGAGCCGCCGCTCACCGCAAGCGACGCGACTCCCGACGCATCGATCGCCGAGCGAAGTCGCAGCGCAATCGCTGCTGCCGCATCGTGCGCCGGATCATCGGAGATCACCACATCCACCCCATCCAGCGTACGACACCCGGGTGTTTCCGTCACCCGGGTGTTCAGCGACCCACAGGGGCCGTCGAAACACCCGACACCGGGCTCGCGCGCCGTTCCGCGCGCCATGGCGTGGTTCGACGATTCGTCGGTAGCTTGCGACCCCCGACTCCCTCTCCGCCAACATTCGCGAAGGGGACCACCATGGCCGACCTCACGTCCGCCGCACAGCGGCTCGCCGCCCGACAGCACGGCGTCATCAGCATTCGACAACTCGTCGCGAGCGGCGTCGGTCGAAAGACCATCAGGCGCCTCGACCGCGCCGAAGTCCTCATTGCCGACTACAAGAGCGTGTACCGACTGGGCTCGTCACCGCGCACGCTCGAGCAACGCTGCGTCGAGCTCAGCCTCGCTCACCCGTCAGCGTTCGTCACCGGGCCAACGGCAGGCACCCTCATGGGCCTGCGAAAGATGCCTCGACGCTCG contains:
- the pgi gene encoding glucose-6-phosphate isomerase, encoding MTTLDDLSDLPRPAHLRELFADDPGRAERYTTTAADLRVDWSKNPIDDTVIASLLSLAETSGVAVRRDAMFAGEHVNVFEDRAAAHVALRMPKGSTFMIDGVDVVPDVHEVLEKMAAFSDRVRADDTITHVVNIGIGGSDLGPAMAYQALRPFRHERIRCSFVSNVDGADIDAVLADSDPASTLFIVASKTFGTIETLTNARTARTWLVDALGEAAVADHFVAVSTNAERVADFGIDTANMFGFWDWVGGRYSVDSAIGLSLMIAIGPDAFHDFLAGFHQIDEHFRTAPFAENVPVLMALLGVWWANGLGYDTKAVLPYSNDLARFPAYLQQLDMESNGKSVDLDGRRVQHHTGPIIWGEPGTNGQHAFYQLLHQGTRVVPCDFIGFVKAEHPYQEHHDLLMANLFAQSEALAFGRTNDAEPHRNFEGNRPNTVILAERLTPSVLGQLIALYEHIVHVQGTIWGVNSYDQWGVELGKELANQITPELVGEPSPDDHDSSTNALIAHYRSHR